A genomic segment from Salvia splendens isolate huo1 chromosome 13, SspV2, whole genome shotgun sequence encodes:
- the LOC121761698 gene encoding calcium-transporting ATPase 12, plasma membrane-type-like yields the protein MASKLKYTTKVYYGGIQSVLLAISTSPITKSQRKWRVACIVIYVSLSMAKRVVSSKAKLRSSPPRHAVLEIESFLDDAAAVMDQKRLAEMVKAKNLDGFGGIASVAKLLSTNVENGIDGDEEDLRRRRVAFGANTYVRAKPKGLIYFVVEAFRDTTILILLACAALSLAFGIREHGGKEGWYEGGSIFVAVFLVVAVSAASNFRQERQFDKLSKISNNIKIGVVRQGRRQHVSIFDAVVGDVVFLNTGDQVPVDGLFLDGHSFQVDESSMTGESDHVEVDSTRHPFLLSGSKVADGYGKMVVVSVGMDTAWGEMMSSITRDSNEQTPLQERLNRLTSTIGKVGLAVAFFVLIVMLVRYFTGNTEDENGFKEFNGVDRDLNDVFNSVLRIVSAAVTIVVVAIPEGLPLAVTLTLAYSMKRMMADQAMVRKLSACETMGSATVICTDKTGTLTLNQMKVTKFCLGGKEIRQDSIAHNLRELFYQGVAFNTTGSIYRPKSGNAVEYSGSPTEKAILTWAVEDLGMDVEKLKQSYTVLHVETFNSDKKRSGVSLRSNVQNRSYVHWKGAAEMVLAMCSSYYQHTGEVNAMTKDKMTEFESIIQGMAASSLRCIAFACKEIEYEFTSNEITTSQNNLSEENLTLLGIVGMKDPCRSGAKKAIESCRFAGVDIKMITGDNIFTAKAIATECGILDANHHGEVVEGAEFRNYTDEERRHKIKNIKVMARSSPLDKLLMVRCLKQAGEVVAVTGDGTNDAPALKEADVGLSMGIQGTEVAKESSDIVILDDNFSSVATVLLWGRCVYNNIQKFIQFQLTVNVAALVINFIAAVSAGDVPLTAVQLLWVNLIMDTLGALALATERPTKELMHRPPVGRTEPLITNIMWRNLLPQALYQIAILLILQFRGKQIFEVNEGVKNTLIFNTFVLCQIFNEFNARSLEKQNVFKGIHRNKLFVGIIGVTIVLQFVMVEFLKKFADTVSLNLGQWGFCVAIAAVSWPIGWVMKLVPVSDKPFLNYLRVWH from the exons ATGGCAAGCAAACTCAAATATACAACCAAGGTTTACTATGGCGGAATCCAGTCAGTTTTGTTGGCTATCAGCACTTCCCCTATCACAAAATCTCAGAGGAAATGGAGGGTTGCTTGCATTGTCATATACGTGTCGTTGTCCATGGCCAAACGCGTTGTTTCGAGCAAGGCCAAGCTCAGAAGCTCTCCTCCTCGTCACGCTGTCCTTGAAATCGAGAGCTTTCTCGATGATGCTGCAGCAGTGATGGATCAAAAAAGGCTTGCAGAAATGGTCAAGGCCAAGAATTTGGATGGCTTTGGCGGCATTGCATCCGTGGCCAAGCTTCTGTCGACCAACGTAGAGAATGGCATCGATGGAGACGAGGAGGATTTGAGGAGGCGTCGTGTGGCCTTTGGCGCCAACACGTATGTGAGGGCGAAGCCGAAGGGGCTGATTTATTTTGTGGTGGAGGCTTTTAGGGATACCACCATTCTCATCTTGCTGGCATGCGCGGCTCTGTCGCTGGCGTTTGGCATCCGTGAGCATGGGGGTAAGGAGGGGTGGTACGAGGGGGGGAGCATCTTCGTGGCTGTATTCCTCGTTGTGGCTGTCTCCGCGGCCAGCAACTTCCGCCAGGAGAGGCAGTTTGACAAGCTGTCCAAGATCAGTAACAACATCAAGATTGGTGTGGTGAGGCAGGGGAGGAGGCAGCATGTTTCCATATTTGATGCTGTGGTTGGTGATGTTGTGTTCCTGAACACCGGTGATCAGGTCCCCGTGGATGGCCTATTCTTGGATGGCCACTCGTTCCAGGTGGACGAGTCCAGCATGACTGGGGAGAGCGACCACGTGGAGGTGGACTCAACACGCCACCCTTTTTTGTTGTCCGGATCCAAGGTGGCTGATGGATATGGCAAAATGGTGGTGGTTTCCGTAGGTATGGACACTGCGTGGGGCGAGATGATGAGCTCCATAACTCGCGATTCCAACGAGCAGACGCCCCTCCAGGAGCGCCTCAACAGGCTGACGTCCACCATTGGGAAGGTCGGCCTTGCTGTGGCCTTCTTCGTGCTCATAGTCATGCTCGTCCGTTACTTCACAGGCAACACGGAGGATGAGAATGGATTCAAGGAGTTCAATGGAGTCGACAGGGACTTGAACGACGTGTTCAACTCAGTTTTGAGGATTGTCTCGGCTGCAGTGACTATTGTTGTTGTGGCCATACCCGAGGGGCTGCCTTTGGCAGTGACGCTCACGCTTGCCTACTCGATGAAACGGATGATGGCAGATCAGGCAATGGTGAGGAAGCTCTCTGCTTGTGAGACGATGGGATCAGCAACTGTGATATGCACAGACAAAACTGGGACTTTGACACTCAATCAGATGAAGGTCACCAAGTTCTGCCTCGGAGGCAAGGAGATTCGACAAGACTCCATCGCCCACAATCTCCGCGAGCTCTTCTACCAAGGAGTAGCTTTCAACACCACAG GAAGCATATATAGGCCTAAATCAGGAAATGCTGTTGAGTATTCTGGCAGTCCAACTGAGAAGGCTATCCTCACTTGGGCTGTTGAAGATTTGGGAATGGATGTTGAGAAGCTGAAGCAGAGCTACACAGTGCTCCACGTCGAGACCTTCAACTCGGACAAGAAACGAAGCGGGGTTTCACTCAGGAGCAACGTCCAAAACCGCAGCTACGTGCATTGGAAAGGAGCTGCAGAGATGGTGCTAGCAATGTGCTCGAGCTACTACCAGCACACGGGCGAAGTCAACGCCATGACCAAGGACAAAATGACCGAATTCGAGAGTATCATACAGGGAATGGCAGCAAGCAGCCTCAGATGCATTGCATTTGCTTGCAAGGAAATAGAATATGAATTCACATCAAATGAAATCACTACCTCTCAAAATAATCTAAGTGAGGAAAATCTAACACTACTTGGCATAGTTGGGATGAAGGATCCCTGCAGAAGTGGTGCAAAGAAGGCCATTGAGTCATGCAGATTCGCAGGAGTCGACATCAAGATGATAACCGGGGACAACATATTCACGGCCAAGGCCATAGCAACGGAATGTGGGATACTAGATGCGAACCACCACGGGGAAGTGGTGGAGGGGGCTGAGTTCAGAAACTACACAGACGAAGAGAGAAGGCATAAGATCAAGAACATTAAAGTAATGGCAAGATCCTCCCCATTAGACAAGCTTCTGATGGTGAGATGCTTGAAACAAGCAGGGGAAGTGGTGGCAGTGACGGGAGATGGAACAAACGACGCGCCTGCATTGAAAGAAGCCGATGTAGGGCTTTCAATGGGGATCCAAGGGACGGAGGTGGCAAAGGAGAGCTCAGACATTGTGATTTTGGACGACAACTTCTCCTCAGTTGCAACAGTCTTGCTGTGGGGGCGGTGCGTATACAACAACATCCAGAAGTTCATCCAGTTCCAGCTCACGGTGAACGTTGCAGCGCTAGTCATCAACTTCATCGCAGCTGTTTCAGCAGGGGACGTGCCCCTGACCGCTGTGCAGCTGCTGTGGGTGAACCTCATCATGGACACGTTGGGCGCTCTGGCACTGGCCACAGAGCGCCCAACGAAAGAACTCATGCACCGCCCCCCAGTGGGGCGGACCGAGCCACTAATCACTAACATCATGTGGAGAAACCTGTTGCCACAGGCACTGTATCAAATAGCCATTCTCTTAATCTTGCAGTTTAGAGGGAAGCAGATTTTCGAGGTGAACGAGGGGGTGAAGAACACTCTCATATTCAACACATTTGTGCTTTGCCAGATCTTCAATGAGTTCAATGCTAGGAGTTTGGAGAAGCAGAATGTGTTTAAAGGGATTCACAGGAATAAGCTGTTTGTAGGGATCATTGGAGTGACAATTGTGCTGCAGTTTGTGATGGTGGAATTTCTCAAGAAATTTGCTGATACAGTTAGTTTGAATTTGGGGCAATGGGGTTTTTGTGTAGCTATTGCAGCTGTGAGTTGGCCAATTGGTTGGGTGATGAAGCTTGTTCCTGTCTCAGACAAACCATTCCTAAACTACTTGAGGGTGTGGCATTAG
- the LOC121761215 gene encoding probable xyloglucan endotransglucosylase/hydrolase protein 26 isoform X2 — MGDLGFVIAMAIIFSALNSNVIEGRSMMKSMHLSWGTQRSGFLQPSGVDDVTLLLDPVSGSGIQSKDQFLFGTLEMQIKLVPGDSAGTLSSVGAKHNEIDFEFLGNVTGEPYIIHTNIYTQGAAGREVQFYPWFDPTKDYHNYTIRWTPSHVVWFVDHIPIRVYRNYLDDGIPYPDLDKPMRAYSSIWNADSWATRGGLDRINWSKAPFVAKLRKFRARACKFQGSTSVANCTAAAAAACTTSELGLDDQNQMELIRNKSLVYDYCQDYEKYLGLLPGECFQRQY, encoded by the exons ATGGGAGATTTGGGGTTTGTGATAGCAATGGCGATTATATTTAGTGCATTGAATTCAAATGTGATTGAAGGAAGAAGCATGATGAAGAGCATGCATTTGAGCTGGGGCACTCAGCGTTCTGGCTTTCTGCAGCCATCCGGTGTCGATGATGTTACTCTCCTCCTCGACCCCGTCTCCG GTTCTGGAATCCAATCCAAGGATCAATTTTTGTTTGGTACGCTTGAAATGCAAATCAAGCTTGTTCCTGGTGACTCTGCCGGCACT TTGTCTTCTGTAGGGGCGAAGCACAACGAAATTGACTTTGAGTTTCTAGGAAATGTAACAGGGGAACCCTACATTATACATACCAACATTTACACACAAGGAGCTGCTGGAAGAGAAGTGCAGTTTTACCCTTGGTTCGACCCCACCAAAGACTACCATAACTACACTATCCGTTGGACTCCCTCGCATGTCGT GTGGTTCGTGGATCATATCCCGATTAGAGTCTACAGAAATTATCTAGACGATGGAATCCCTTACCCGGACCTAGATAAGCCGATGAGGGCGTACTCGAGCATTTGGAACGCGGATAGCTGGGCCACGAGGGGGGGCCTGGATAGGATCAATTGGAGCAAAGCGCCCTTTGTCGCCAAGTTGCGTAAATTTAGGGCACGTGCATGCAAATTCCAAGGAAGCACGAGCGTCGCTAATTGTACGGCAGCTGCTGCGGCAGCATGTACAACCTCCGAACTCGGGCTTGATGATCAGAACCAAATGGAGTTGATTAGAAACAAATCTTTGGTGTATGATTACTGCCAAGATTATGAAAAATACTTGGGATTATTACCCGGTGAATGTTTCCAACGACAATATTAA
- the LOC121761215 gene encoding probable xyloglucan endotransglucosylase/hydrolase protein 26 isoform X1 gives MGDLGFVIAMAIIFSALNSNVIEGRSMMKSMHLSWGTQRSGFLQPSGVDDVTLLLDPVSGSGIQSKDQFLFGTLEMQIKLVPGDSAGTVTSFYLSSVGAKHNEIDFEFLGNVTGEPYIIHTNIYTQGAAGREVQFYPWFDPTKDYHNYTIRWTPSHVVWFVDHIPIRVYRNYLDDGIPYPDLDKPMRAYSSIWNADSWATRGGLDRINWSKAPFVAKLRKFRARACKFQGSTSVANCTAAAAAACTTSELGLDDQNQMELIRNKSLVYDYCQDYEKYLGLLPGECFQRQY, from the exons ATGGGAGATTTGGGGTTTGTGATAGCAATGGCGATTATATTTAGTGCATTGAATTCAAATGTGATTGAAGGAAGAAGCATGATGAAGAGCATGCATTTGAGCTGGGGCACTCAGCGTTCTGGCTTTCTGCAGCCATCCGGTGTCGATGATGTTACTCTCCTCCTCGACCCCGTCTCCG GTTCTGGAATCCAATCCAAGGATCAATTTTTGTTTGGTACGCTTGAAATGCAAATCAAGCTTGTTCCTGGTGACTCTGCCGGCACTGTAACTTCCTTCTAT TTGTCTTCTGTAGGGGCGAAGCACAACGAAATTGACTTTGAGTTTCTAGGAAATGTAACAGGGGAACCCTACATTATACATACCAACATTTACACACAAGGAGCTGCTGGAAGAGAAGTGCAGTTTTACCCTTGGTTCGACCCCACCAAAGACTACCATAACTACACTATCCGTTGGACTCCCTCGCATGTCGT GTGGTTCGTGGATCATATCCCGATTAGAGTCTACAGAAATTATCTAGACGATGGAATCCCTTACCCGGACCTAGATAAGCCGATGAGGGCGTACTCGAGCATTTGGAACGCGGATAGCTGGGCCACGAGGGGGGGCCTGGATAGGATCAATTGGAGCAAAGCGCCCTTTGTCGCCAAGTTGCGTAAATTTAGGGCACGTGCATGCAAATTCCAAGGAAGCACGAGCGTCGCTAATTGTACGGCAGCTGCTGCGGCAGCATGTACAACCTCCGAACTCGGGCTTGATGATCAGAACCAAATGGAGTTGATTAGAAACAAATCTTTGGTGTATGATTACTGCCAAGATTATGAAAAATACTTGGGATTATTACCCGGTGAATGTTTCCAACGACAATATTAA